In Bacteroidia bacterium, the following are encoded in one genomic region:
- a CDS encoding septum formation initiator family protein: protein MRQWILNKYLICFLIFLVWMTFFDRNNFIYQHENRTQLQVMEQERQYYEDQIKENEKELQELLTNKETLEKFAREKYLMKKDNEEIFVILKEEKVINKSWWEKFKDRVVSIFG, encoded by the coding sequence ATGCGGCAATGGATTCTTAATAAATACTTGATTTGTTTCCTTATTTTTTTGGTTTGGATGACTTTTTTCGACCGAAATAATTTCATTTACCAACATGAAAACAGAACACAACTTCAAGTTATGGAACAGGAACGACAATATTATGAAGATCAAATAAAGGAAAACGAAAAAGAACTTCAGGAATTGCTTACCAACAAAGAAACTCTGGAAAAATTTGCAAGAGAAAAATACCTGATGAAAAAAGACAATGAAGAAATTTTTGTCATCCTCAAAGAAGAAAAAGTAATTAATAAATCCTGGTGGGAAAAGTTTAAAGATCGCGTTGTTTCCATTTTTGGTTAA
- a CDS encoding DUF3825 domain-containing protein — MEPVSPIQKTTYTSQLFRFAVFPNFDSGIAYLAENLADKEDWDFSDSALKSYSVLKNYLEFTFRRLQYEKKIAFTSDNVWACFNTGLVTENLEDIYAFFEEYKNPRPEFNTPYCFKAFLKKSDPVLLKYFSGNLPVCANYFDRPEFLVFNPNCELIPDIDNIIKDNISRFPSTLQSLGEAEIRWQIMGAVDEVKKRVKKNYLMAVPQFYDGKIQLLLPLNLNPGSSEPSLAMVAHRVTDRTYTARTCLTLKMAYNNARLIAKPQSDWLKP, encoded by the coding sequence ATGGAACCAGTTTCTCCCATTCAAAAAACCACTTACACTTCCCAATTATTTCGATTCGCAGTATTTCCAAATTTTGATAGTGGGATAGCTTATTTAGCAGAAAATTTAGCAGATAAGGAGGATTGGGATTTTTCAGATTCTGCGTTAAAGTCATATAGTGTTTTGAAAAATTATCTTGAATTCACCTTCAGGAGGTTGCAATATGAAAAGAAGATTGCTTTTACTTCGGATAATGTTTGGGCTTGTTTTAATACTGGTTTGGTAACAGAAAACCTGGAGGATATTTATGCTTTTTTTGAAGAATATAAGAATCCGAGACCTGAGTTTAATACACCTTATTGTTTTAAGGCATTTTTGAAAAAGAGTGATCCGGTTTTATTGAAGTACTTTTCTGGGAATTTGCCTGTCTGCGCCAATTATTTTGACAGACCGGAATTTTTGGTTTTCAATCCAAATTGTGAATTAATTCCGGATATTGATAATATTATTAAAGATAATATTTCAAGATTTCCTTCTACTTTGCAATCGTTGGGAGAGGCCGAGATACGTTGGCAAATAATGGGAGCAGTGGATGAGGTGAAGAAACGGGTTAAAAAGAACTATCTCATGGCGGTTCCACAATTTTATGATGGTAAAATTCAATTATTGTTGCCACTTAATTTAAATCCGGGATCTTCTGAACCTTCCTTAGCCATGGTGGCCCATCGGGTTACTGATCGCACTTACACTGCCAGA